Within the Rickettsiales bacterium genome, the region AATACCCCACATTGGCTTTGCTGATGTAGCTGAAATACTATATCTTGCATCAATTATTACATTTGGCATTTCTTCTAAAGCACCTAAGAATTTATTTGAAAAAAAGTCAAATCTTGCAATATCATTATATAAAATTGAAGATTTATTCAAATTACTAAAACTACTAGGAAAACTGAGATGATTCAGACTTTCCCCCTCATAAATTTTTATATCACCAAGCCAATTACTTCTTATTGCATCAATAAAAATTTTATCCTTATAAATATAAGTTGAACGCCACAAAATATTATTTCCTATCGTTGGCTTTATTTCAAAATGTTCAATTTTATGATTTCTACTAATTGAGAGGTTTTCAAGGGTTTCCTCAACTCTTTCACGCTGCAAATATCCATTAAACAAATATAAAAAAACAAACGCGATAGAAAATATTTTTAGAAATTTAGTGCTTTTATAAGCAATTAAAATCACTAAAATCGCAAGCGGAATTGTGAATAGTGGGTCTATGATTGAAATAATACTCCAACTAACTCTATCATTTGAAAAAGGCCAGTAAATCCTAGTGCCATAACTAGTTGCGGCATCAAGCAAGCCGTGGGTTAAAATTCCTATTAGTGAGTAAGGATAAGCAAACTTAAATTGCAAATTTTTTCTAAAAATTAGCCACCAAAAATATGAAACTATCAAAGCACCAATAGGGGCAAAAAATATAGAATGAGTGAAATGCCGATGAAATTCTACTGCAAGCAAACTATCAGTTTTTGATCTAATTAAAACATCTAAATCTGGCGACATTCCAGCTAAAAAACCATAAATGCTAGCTTTTTTTATATGTTCTTTTTTTGAAATATTTTGTGCAGCT harbors:
- a CDS encoding metal-dependent hydrolase, whose translation is MDPFSHGFLASLAAQNISKKEHIKKASIYGFLAGMSPDLDVLIRSKTDSLLAVEFHRHFTHSIFFAPIGALIVSYFWWLIFRKNLQFKFAYPYSLIGILTHGLLDAATSYGTRIYWPFSNDRVSWSIISIIDPLFTIPLAILVILIAYKSTKFLKIFSIAFVFLYLFNGYLQRERVEETLENLSISRNHKIEHFEIKPTIGNNILWRSTYIYKDKIFIDAIRSNWLGDIKIYEGESLNHLSFPSSFSNLNKSSILYNDIARFDFFSNKFLGALEEMPNVIIDARYSISATSAKPMWGILIDEKHPNKHAYFKHFPREIDDKKITIFKKQLWGEDL